One genomic region from Pseudorca crassidens isolate mPseCra1 chromosome 11, mPseCra1.hap1, whole genome shotgun sequence encodes:
- the RAB3IP gene encoding rab-3A-interacting protein isoform X4 — protein sequence MVREANVKQATAEKQLKEAQGKIDVLQAEVAALKTLVLSSSPTSPTQEPLPGGKTHFKKGHTRNKSTSSAMSGSHQDLSVIQPIVKDCKEADLSLYNEFRSWKDEPIMDRTCPFLDKIYQEDIFPCLTFSKSELASAVLEAVENNTLSIEPVGLQPIRFVKASAVECGGPKKCALTGQSKSCKHRIKLGDSSNYYYISPFCRYRITSVCNFFTYIRYIQQGLVKQQDVDQMFWEVMQLRKEMSLAKLGYFKEEL from the exons ATGGTGAGAGAAGCAAATGTCAAGCAGGCAACAGcagaaaaacagctaaaagaAGCACAAGGGAAA ATTGATGTACTTCAAGCTGAAGTAGCTGCATTGAAGACACTTGTATTGTCCAGTTCTCCAACATCACCTACACAAGAGCCTCTGCCAGGTGgaaagacacattttaaaaaggggCATACAAGAAATAAAAGTACAAGCAGTGCTATGAGTGGCAGTCATCAGGACCTCAGTGTGATACAGCCAATTGTAAAAGACTGCAAAGAG GCTGACTTATCCCTGTATAATGAATTCAGATCTTGGAAGGATGAGCCCATAATGGACAGAACATGTCCTTTCTTAGACAAAATCTATCAGGaagatatttttccatgtttaacCTTCTCAAAAAGTGAG ttGGCTTCGGCTGTTCTGGAGGCTGTGGAAAACAATACTCTAAGCATTGAACCAGTGGGACTACAACCTATTCGATTTGTGAAAGCGTCTGCAGTTGAATGTGGAGGACCAAA aaaATGTGCTCTCACAGGTCAGAGTAAGTCCTGTAAACACAGAATTAAATTAGGGGACTCaagcaattattattatatttctcctttttgcagaTACAGG ATCACTTCTGTATGTAACTTTTTCACGTATATTCGATATATTCAACAGGGACTTGTGAAACAGCAGGATG TTGATCAAATGTTTTGGGAAGTTATGCAGTTGAGAAAAGAGATGTCATTGGCAAAGCTGGGATATTTCAAAGAGGAACTGTGA